A segment of the Marinitoga hydrogenitolerans DSM 16785 genome:
TATGGTTCAATAGAACAGGGTGCATTAGAAAAATCAAATGTCGATGTTGTAAAAGAAATGGTTAATATGATTGTGGCTCAAAGAACTTATGACCTCAATGCTAGAGCGGTTCAAACCGCTGATGATTTCTTAAGAACTATCGGAACATTAAAAAGATAATAGGAGATAACATTATGAACATAAATTGGAACATGATTATCGATTATTCTATACGCATTGGAATCAGTATAATTGTTCTATTTTTGTCTAAATTTTTTTCAAAAATTTTTTATTCTTCTTTGGTAAAAGTTGCAGAAAAAACGGGAAGAAGTTTATCCTATAAAAATACATTAAAAGTTTTAATAAATATAGCTACGTATACCTTAGGTGGATTTGTTATTTTATCTCTAATTTTTAAAGATTTTATGCCTTTTTTAACAGGATTAGGTGTTTCAGGTGTAATTGTTGCTTTTGCTATTCAAGAACCTTTAGCTAATTTCATCTGTGGAATCCTTTTAATGTTTTCAAAAGCTATAAAAGAGGGTGATGCCATAGAAGTAAATGGTATTGCGGGAGTTGTTTCACAGATAGATTTAAATCATACTCTTTTAAAAACATTTGATGGAAAGCTGGTAAGAATTCCAAATAAAACCATGTGGAGCAGCTCAATAACAAATTATTGGCCAACTGATATTAGAAGAAGTGAAATAAATATAGGTGTTTCATATAAAACAAATTTAAAAGAATTTTTAGAGTTAATAAACATTTATTTTAAAAATTCCACTTTAATATATAAAGATGAAAATCATAATCCTTTTGTCCTATTTTCTAAATTTGGAGATTCTTCAATAGATTTTTCAATTAAATTCTGGTTAAAAAGAGAAGATTATTTCGAAGGAACTAAAAAAATCGCAACAGAAATCTTCGAACTTTTAAACAAAAATAATATTGAAATTCCATTTACTCAAATAGATGTTAATATAAAAAACGAGAAACTCTAATTATAAAAGACCACTAAATATAAGATAAAAGAGGCGAATAATCGCCTCTTTTTTATATAACTGCTATTTTAGATAACAATTCAGGATTATCCAATAAAATCCAAGCTCCTTGTGCTACACAGAGTTGTGGATTTTCTGCCACTACTGTCTTTACTCCAGTTCTCTCTTCAAATAATTGCGCTAATCCACGCAAATTAGCTGTTCCACCCGCTAAATATATTCCGTTTTTTAATATATCTGCAGACAACTCTGGTGGGGTATGCTCTAAAACTGTTTTAGTTTTTTGTATAATTTCATTAAGCACTCCTTCAATAGCCTCAAAAATATCATCTGAATTGATTAATCTTGATGAAGGCATTCCACTAGCGATATCCTGGCCTCTTACTTCTATTTCTAATGTTTCCATATCTTTATGTGCTTTTCCAATTTCTTTCTTTAAAAATTCTGCTGTTGCCTCACCTATTAAAAATTTATACTTTCTCTTTATGTATTTAATAATCTCTATATCCATTGCCTCTCCAGCTAATTTTATTGATTCTGAAATTACACTTCCACTTAAACTAATCACTGCAATAT
Coding sequences within it:
- a CDS encoding mechanosensitive ion channel family protein — translated: MNINWNMIIDYSIRIGISIIVLFLSKFFSKIFYSSLVKVAEKTGRSLSYKNTLKVLINIATYTLGGFVILSLIFKDFMPFLTGLGVSGVIVAFAIQEPLANFICGILLMFSKAIKEGDAIEVNGIAGVVSQIDLNHTLLKTFDGKLVRIPNKTMWSSSITNYWPTDIRRSEINIGVSYKTNLKEFLELINIYFKNSTLIYKDENHNPFVLFSKFGDSSIDFSIKFWLKREDYFEGTKKIATEIFELLNKNNIEIPFTQIDVNIKNEKL
- the mreB gene encoding rod shape-determining protein; protein product: MAKHDLGIDLGTATFIVYKKNEGILINEPSVVAVDKLTNTITAFGNEAKAMVGKTPYGVEIVHPMQDGVIAYPSLIEQLLRFFIKQAKTGFLPSKPNLVIGIPARTTDVERRAVKDAAEKVGANKAFLVLEPIIAAIGIGLDITKPNGHLIVDLGGGTTDIAVISLSGSVISESIKLAGEAMDIEIIKYIKRKYKFLIGEATAEFLKKEIGKAHKDMETLEIEVRGQDIASGMPSSRLINSDDIFEAIEGVLNEIIQKTKTVLEHTPPELSADILKNGIYLAGGTANLRGLAQLFEERTGVKTVVAENPQLCVAQGAWILLDNPELLSKIAVI